A stretch of the Carassius carassius chromosome 6, fCarCar2.1, whole genome shotgun sequence genome encodes the following:
- the LOC132142906 gene encoding microfibril-associated glycoprotein 4-like — protein sequence MAMLVFLAALLSAVLMSGCTQNVNMSVDCSDFYYSGQTVSGIYSIYPAGYIPVSVYCEMISGGKDQDNGAWTVFQRRMDGTVNFYQPWNQYKRGFGNVEGEYWLGLENMYQLTRKNKYMLRVDLEDFHGNKAFALYSSFSVGPEADGYKLHVSGFIDGGAGDSLSFHNGQKFSTFENDQDDSGDNCAKKHLGGFWYKDCYGTNPNGIYLWGEDDILDHIGNVWKTWKGFNVGMKSISMKIKRVS from the exons atgTTGGTGTTTTTAGCAGCTCTTCTCTCTGCTGTTCTTATGAGTGGATGCACTCAGAATGTAAACATGTCAGTCGACTGTTCTGACTTTTATTACTCAGGACAAACAGTCAGTGGGATTTACTCCATCTATCCAGCAGGATACATTCCCGTCTCAGTTTACTGTGAGATGATCTCAGGTGGGAAAGATCAAGACAACGGAGCATGGACG GTGTTTCAGAGGAGAATGGACGGCACTGTGAATTTCTATCAGCCGTGGAATCAGTACAAGAGAGGATTTGGGAATGTGGAGGGAGAATACTGGCTGG GGCTGGAGAACATGTACCAGCTGACACGTAAGAACAAGTACATGCTGAGAGTGGATCTGGAGGACTTTCATGGAAATAAAGCTTTTGCTCTGTACTCGTCCTTCTCTGTGGGTCCTGAAGCTGATGGATATAAACTACATgtttcaggattcattgatggAGGAGCAG GCGACTCTTTATCTTTCCATAATGGACAGAAGTTCTCCACCTTTGAAAATGACCAAGATGACTCTGGAGATAACTGTGCCAAAAAGCATCTCGGGGGATTTTGGTACAAAGACTGTTATGGTACAAACCCCAATGGTATATATTTATGGGGTGAAGATGACATCCTTGATCACATTGGAAATGTTTGGAAAACATGGAAGGGTTTTAATGTCGGTATGAAATCCATCAGCATGAAGATCAAACGTGTGTCTTAG
- the LOC132142903 gene encoding microfibril-associated glycoprotein 4-like isoform X1 — protein MTPTVSYSYSSAFTGQIMNMKVFVVALLSVFMASVVCGSKPFDCSAVYKSGQTVSGIYSIYPAGDIPVWVYCEMISGGKDEDNGAWTVIQRRMDGSVNFYQPWKQYKTGFGTTEGEYWLGLENMYQLTRKNKYMLRVDLEDFTGRKGFALYSSFSVGPEADGYKLQVSGFKDGGAGDSLTDHNGQMFTTFDNDQDVYGENCAKEFLGAFWYKFCHTANPNGVYLWGDDDTHFGIGVVWSTWKNSVTVSMKSISMKIKPVS, from the exons ATGACACCAACAGTGAGTTACTCTTATTCTTCAGCATTTACTGGACAGATAATGAAT ATGAAGGTGTTTGTTGTGGCTCTGCTCTCTGTTTTCATGGCGTCTGTTGTTTGTGGATCCAAACCATTTGACTGCTCTGCTGTCTATAAATCAGGACAAACAGTCAGTGGGATTTACTCCATCTATCCAGCAGGAGACATTCCTGTCTGGGTTTACTGTGAGATGATCTCAGGTGGGAAAGATGAAGACAACGGAGCATGGACG GTGATTCAGAGGAGAATGGATGGTAGTGTGAATTTCTATCAGCCGTGGAAACAGTACAAGACTGGATTCGGAACCACAGAGGGCGAATACTGGCTGG GGCTGGAGAACATGTACCAGCTGACACGTAAGAACAAGTACATGCTGAGAGTGGATCTGGAGGACTTCACCGGAAGGAAAGGTTTTGCTCTGTACTCGTCCTTCTCTGTGGGTCCTGAAGCTGATGGATATAAACTACAAGTTTCAGGGTTCAAGGATGGAGGAGCAG GCGACTCATTGACGGACCACAATGGTCAGATGTTCACCACCTTTGACAACGACCAAGATGTCTATGGAGAAAACTGTGCTAAAGAGTTTTTGGGAGCATTTTGGTACAAATTTTGTCACACTGCGAACCCCAATGGCGTGTACTTATGGGGAGATGACGACACTCATTTCGGCATTGGAGTTGTTTGGTCAACCTGGAAAAACAGTGTCACTGTCAGCATGAAATCCATCAGCATGAAGATCAAACCAGTGTCTTAG
- the LOC132142903 gene encoding microfibril-associated glycoprotein 4-like isoform X2 codes for MTPTMKVFVVALLSVFMASVVCGSKPFDCSAVYKSGQTVSGIYSIYPAGDIPVWVYCEMISGGKDEDNGAWTVIQRRMDGSVNFYQPWKQYKTGFGTTEGEYWLGLENMYQLTRKNKYMLRVDLEDFTGRKGFALYSSFSVGPEADGYKLQVSGFKDGGAGDSLTDHNGQMFTTFDNDQDVYGENCAKEFLGAFWYKFCHTANPNGVYLWGDDDTHFGIGVVWSTWKNSVTVSMKSISMKIKPVS; via the exons ATGACACCAACA ATGAAGGTGTTTGTTGTGGCTCTGCTCTCTGTTTTCATGGCGTCTGTTGTTTGTGGATCCAAACCATTTGACTGCTCTGCTGTCTATAAATCAGGACAAACAGTCAGTGGGATTTACTCCATCTATCCAGCAGGAGACATTCCTGTCTGGGTTTACTGTGAGATGATCTCAGGTGGGAAAGATGAAGACAACGGAGCATGGACG GTGATTCAGAGGAGAATGGATGGTAGTGTGAATTTCTATCAGCCGTGGAAACAGTACAAGACTGGATTCGGAACCACAGAGGGCGAATACTGGCTGG GGCTGGAGAACATGTACCAGCTGACACGTAAGAACAAGTACATGCTGAGAGTGGATCTGGAGGACTTCACCGGAAGGAAAGGTTTTGCTCTGTACTCGTCCTTCTCTGTGGGTCCTGAAGCTGATGGATATAAACTACAAGTTTCAGGGTTCAAGGATGGAGGAGCAG GCGACTCATTGACGGACCACAATGGTCAGATGTTCACCACCTTTGACAACGACCAAGATGTCTATGGAGAAAACTGTGCTAAAGAGTTTTTGGGAGCATTTTGGTACAAATTTTGTCACACTGCGAACCCCAATGGCGTGTACTTATGGGGAGATGACGACACTCATTTCGGCATTGGAGTTGTTTGGTCAACCTGGAAAAACAGTGTCACTGTCAGCATGAAATCCATCAGCATGAAGATCAAACCAGTGTCTTAG